In Anthonomus grandis grandis chromosome 6, icAntGran1.3, whole genome shotgun sequence, one DNA window encodes the following:
- the LOC126737592 gene encoding uncharacterized protein LOC126737592 has product MPKHSRKRQHSRSRSRERKKSAFRKTIGRNATDEINSRGKKRRRLESMGSSRGGDAGEPSAYSSPYDSDLSPRHSVRETVRVDVHQLNSDSEQQENNPQPPIV; this is encoded by the exons ATGCCTAAGCACAGCCGTAAACGACAACATTCTCGTAGTCGATCTAGAGAACGGAAAAAATCGGCGTTTAGAAAAACGATTGGCCGAAATGCAACAGATGAAATTAATAGTCGGGGAAAAAAAAGGCGACGTTTGGAGAGTATGGGGAGCTCTAGAGGCGGTGATGCCGGAGAACCCAGTGCATATTCTTCACCGTATGATAGTGATTTGTCGCCTCGCCACTCTGTTCGTGAAACAGTTAGGGTGGATGTCCACCAGTTAAACA GTGATTCTGAACAGCAAGAAAATAATCCTCAGCCCCCGATCGTGTAA